In Clostridium ljungdahlii DSM 13528, the genomic window ATGAGGCTCAACTGCATACACATCTGCTGCCATAACATAAGGTTCCACTTTATAAACCTGGCAATTTAAATATGTGTTACTGTGGTTTATAGGATTTATCATAGAAAATGCACTATATGCCTTATTATTATATCCCATTTTAGATAGTGCCAAAATTGACCATATAGCAGCGTGGGTATACTGGCCTCCATTTTCCCTGACGCCAGGCACATATCCTTTAATATAACCTGGTTCTAAATCGGATTTATCAAAAGCCGGGCTTAAAAGCAATATAATTCCCTTATCTCTTCTTATGAGATTTCTTTCCAAAGCTTCCATAGCTTCTTTTGCTCTAGACTCTTTTGCGGCACCTGATATAACAGCCCAAGATTGAGAAATTGAATCAATTTGACACTCTTCATTCATTGCAGAACCAAGTGGAGTTCCATCATCAAAATAAGCTCTTCTATACCAGCCGCCATCCCACGCATTTTCTTCTATGTTTTCTCTTATAAATTCTTTTAGCTCTGAGTACTTATTTGAACTTTTCACATCTCCTTCAAATGTGCATATAGGTATGAATTTATCCAGTATATTATATAAAAACCATCCAAGCCATACACTTTCACCCTGTCCTTTATTTCCTACAGTGCTCATACCATCATTCCAATCTCCGGAACCAATAAGTGGTATATTGTGACTTCCAAATTTAAGGGATTTTTCAATTGCTTTTATACAGTGTTCATATATCGTTCCGCTTTTTTCTGACACATTTGATATATTATATCTTTCATCTTCTCCATCTTGAAGGGCAGTGTCTTCTAAATACAAAGCTTTTTCAGACAATATGCTGTAATCGCCTGTATTTTGTATATAGTCTTCTACTACATAAGGAAGCCAAAGTAAATCGTCGGAAAATCTAGTTCTAATTCCACTTTCAACAAATGGATGCCACCAATGCTGTACATCTCCCTCAAGATACTGTCTTGAAGCACTGTATATTATGTGTTTTCTAGTTTCAGATGGATCTATATAGCAAATAGCCATTACATCTTGAAGCTGGTCTCTAAATCCATAGGCACCTCCAGATTGGTAAAAAGCTGTTCTTGCCCAGTATCTGCAAGCTATAATCTGATACATAAGCCATCCATTCAACATTATATTCATGGATTCATCTGGCGTATCCACTTGTATAGTTCCAAATAATTTTGACCAATACTCCTGAACTTTTTCTAATTCCATATATGCATTTTTTATACTACTATATTTTTCAACTACCCTTCTCACTTCTTCAGAACTATCTTCTTCTCCAAATAAAATTAGTACCTCTTCTTCTGAATTTGTATCCAATTCTACTTTTACATTCTCAGCTAAACAAGGATCAAATCCTGCCCCTACTTTATTAGAAAATTGTTCACATTCCAGTGCTTTAGGTTTAGATATATCTCCTCCCCTACCTATAAATTCTTTTCTACTAGCAGTATAAGAAAGTTCTTCTCCTCCTAAAATTTTCATGTAACATATTCCTTGATTAAAGTGCTCACTATATGGATTTCTAGCATATATATATTCCGATTCCTTGTTAAATCCTGTACATATATACTGTGCTGTCTGCTCATGGCAAACTCCCAATACTAATTTTGCATAATAAGTTACTGAAATCTTTCTTCTCTTTCCACTTATATTCCTTAGCTTTATTTTAAACACTTTTACGCTTTCATTCATATCAGCAAAAACATCCATTTCGCCTACTATCCCATTAGCCTCATGTTTAAAATTGGAATACCCAAATCCATGTTCTATTACATACTGTCCAGAATCTCTTATAGGTTCAGGAGATATACTCCATATCTGTCCTGTAACCTCGTCTCTTAGGTAAATGCTTTCAGACTCTCCATCCATAACTGGATCATTTGACCAGGTTGTAAGTTTATTTTCCCTACTATTTTTACTCCATGTATAAGAAGTACCACTTTCAGAAATATGGAATCCAAACTTTTTGTTTGAAATTACATTTATCCATGGAACCGGAGTATGATTATGATCCTTTAGCACTATAATGTACGATTTTCCTTGTGAAGAAAATCCCCCTACCTCATTAAAATACTGAAGCTCTGGAAGTTGAAAATGATAAGAAGATTTGTTTTTAAAGGCTAAGCTTGTGTTTTCATCAATCTTCTCCATACTACCCTCTGGTAAATATATACTATCTTCAATCTGCTCAAACAGTTCTCCCTTATCTCCATCTATTACAAGTTTAGATATGCCTATAAGGAGTTCTATATCTTCTTTCTTCATAGTATCTTTATTATATAAAAATATTCCCCCATCAATATTTTTCTTATATCTTGAAGCTTTAGAATTCACAGCATCCCCCAACTTATTTTGAAGAGGCTGCATATATGAGCTATCTTGTAAATTTATAAAAACTAAATCTACCGACAACCCTTTCCACATCCAGTACTCATGTGCACTTAAAAGCTGTCTCACAAGTGACATGTGATTTTCATTCCTTATAACGGCAAGTACTATAGGTAAATCACCTGAAATTCCATAAGCCCATAAAGCAGACTGTCCTTTTCTTATATTCATAATATATTCTTTTCTTTGCTCAAGGGAGCTATTTAAGAATAAAATCCTTGAGGCCATTTTTTGATACATATTTATTTGATTGGATTTTATACCCAAATACTTCATTTCCATCTGAGATTCTGTCCAGGATAGTTTAAATATTCTATTTACATTAAACATATCCCTATACTTATTTGCAATTTCGATTGCCTTTTCTCTGGAGCTTGTAATTGCAGTAGTATATGCTACCTTGCAGGTCTTTCCTGGATCTACAGCTATTCTTACCCTAATGCTTATTACAGGATCAATTACAGCTCCTACGGACTTAGTAAGCTGCACATCATTATCCATTGCCCTTGGGTTCCTTAGATTTCTATTTCTTCCTATAAACTTCACTCTGCTGGTCTCATACTGGATTGAACCTAATTGTTCTCCTTCCAATGCTATAGTCTGCACTAACCATGGTCTTTTTTCATCCTTTTTTCTAGGTCTTCTGCTTGCAAGTAAACATACAGGATTGTGTATAAATTCAGTCTCTATAAATAATTTTTGGAATGCAGGGTGAACCAAATCCGCATTATAAGGTGACAAGGTTACTTCCATATAACTGGTTATTTCAACTTCTCTCCTCTTTTCACCTGTATTTGTAATAGAAATTCTTCTCACTTCACCTTCTTCTTCTTGGCATACAGTAACTTCTGTATAAGTTCTTAAGTTTCCATCTTTTCTTCTAAATTCTGATTTATCAGGCGAAAATACTACTTCGTACTCCTCTCCTTCATGTTCACAAGGTTCATAAGCAGCACTCCAATATTCATTTGAATTTATATTCTTTATATAAAAAAACATTCCCGTATCATCTTTTGTGGCATCTTCACGCCATCTATAAATTGTCATGTTACCTCTTTTACTATATCCACTGCCGCTATTGGTTATCATCATAGAATAATTGTTACTAGAAATTATATTCACTACTGGTATTTCTGTACATGCTCCCGTAAACTTTCTAGCAATTACATTTTCATTCTTTACTATAGGTTTTTCATTTGTACTATGTTCTTCATGATTATAGATTATATTCTTAGGAATCTTCTCTTGAAGTAAAAGTTCTGCAGATTTTACCCTAGGAATTCTATGAAATCTTTCCTGAAGTACATTTTCCATAAGCACATTATCCAGTGACATAAAACTCATTCCCTGATGATGTATCATAAAGCATTTTACCAGAGCACACTTTTGCTTTCTTGCAAGTCTTTCCCTAGTATAATCTATAGCTTCATAAAATCCATATCTGCCCTCAGCCTTAGATTTTATAAGATTTTTTACGTTATAAAATGCACTTTTAAAATCAACCTGAAGAGCCATTAAGGATGCATAAGGTGCTATTACCAATTCATTAATAAGTCCTCTTTTTAATCCAGCTGCCGGTATTCCAAAAGCCTTATACTGATATATAGAATTTATGTCAAAGTCATAGTAAGCAGATTCTGAAATTCCCCAAGGGACTCTTCTTTTCTCACCATATTTTTTTTGAGCTTTAACCACATATTCATAGGTTTCACTCAACAAAGTATTAGGGAAGCTTTTCATAATTATAAGTGGCATTAAATATTCAAACATAGTTCCAGACCAAGAAACTAATGCCTTTCCACCTCCCATAGAAGCCATGGATCTACCAAGGTTAAACCAGTGGTTTTGTTTAATCTCACCTTTAGCTATAGATACAAAGCTAGCCTGCCTTGCCTCAGATGCTAGAAGGTCATAATAATTTTTGCCAATAGTATCCTTTTCAACATCATATCCTATAGCAAAAAGCTGTCTTTTTTTACTATAAAGCATATTAAAATTATGTTCTTCATCAATGGTTCTCAATTTTTCTATTACATTTTTTACATTAGATATAAAATTACATAAATTTAATTTACTGTCCAACAATAATTTTTTCAAATCATCTTTATGTCTATTTTCTTCTTCTGAAGAGTCTTTTTTATTACCTTTATCCATAAGATTAATCAATTTATCAAAAGCTTCTGGAAGTTCTCTTAAAGGAATTTTAGTTGCCAATTCGTTCAATTCAGGCCTAAAATCATGAAATTCCTCATTTTCATTTATTAAATAAATCCAGGGGAAAAATTCATTTAATTCATCCATAAATTTACATGTCATATTTTTAACTTTCTCATTCCAATATAAGTTCTTACCAGCCCCTATAAACTTCACACATTCTGTATTTAAATCCTGCAATAAACTTTCTAAGGAAAATATAGTTAAATTATTCTTAGAAAGTTTATCTATAAAATTACCATAAGCATATTCAATTTTAAGTTTACTATATAATTCATTTTGCGCTAGCTTCAAAGTATCCTTAAATCCCTCTGGCAAATTTTTATTTATTATAGGATAGCTCATATATTCTTCCAGTGATTCTTCTGTAAGCCACATGTATGCCACTAAATTCCCGCTATCAACTGTAGATATAAATCTAGGCCTTAGAGGAACTTTATTTTTTATGTCATACCAATTATAAAAATGTCCTCTATACCTTTCTAAGGATTCCATATTGGATATTATATGGTGGAGTCTATATATGAGCTCTTTTATGCCTATATATCCTAAGTCGTAAGCAACTATATTAGAAGAAATCCCCATAGCCATGTTAGTAGGAGAAGTTCTGTAGGCTACTCCCTTATACGGTTCTTCCTGATAATTGTCCGGAGAAAGCCAATTACTTTCAGGTGATATAAAATCTTCAAAATAAGCCCAAGTTTCTCTTCCCAATCTTCTCAATATATCTTTTTCTTCCTTATGAATATCTTCCTCAGTATTTTTTCTCTCATTGCTTATATTAAATGCAATCCACGGTGAAAAAATCCAGATTATACAGGAAGGTACTACCAAAACAGCATCTTCTACAGAGCTTCTAAAGCCCAAAAAAGCTATAATAATACCTAATGCACTGCCTATCCACATAGACCTTAAATAACTTTCCAATCCCTTTTTACAAGTGGCCTCTGCATCTGCTGCAGTCTGCCATTGGAGCAAATTTTTTTTACTTATAAAAAGCCTGTAAAGAGTTCTAATTATAGCATCCAACATTAAATACGCCTGATAAGGTAGAAAACTTAGTATTAGAAAGAATTGTTCTACTACAGTTTTAAAATTACTTATTTTACCTGAAAGTCCATTTCCCCTTATAGGAGAAACTACTGTTTCAGATACGTCAAAAAGTATAGGTGAAAGTATTGAAACAAAGGCTACTACCAAAAAATCATTTAAATTTTTAAATAATGTCATAGACACTATAATTAACACCATTACGGAGGGTGCTATAATGCTTCTTCTTAAGTTATCTATTATCTTCCACTTTGATAACCTATTTAAAGAACTTTTTTTAAATAACCAGGGAAGCAGCTGCCAGTCTCCTCTTACCCACCTATGAAGTCTTTTACAACTGGTATTATAGTAAGCAGGATATCCATCTACAAGTTCTATATCAGTCACAAGAGCAGCTCTTGTATAAGATCCTTCTAAAAGATCATGGCTTAATACAGAGTTTTCGGGTATTTCACCTTTTAAAACACTGTTAAATACATCTACATCATAAATACCTTTACCCGTAAATATACCTTCGTCAAATAAATCTTCATACACATCAGAAATAGCATTTGTATATACGTCTATTCCTGTTTCGCCTGAAAATATACTGGAATGAAGCGTTTTATTTGCACTTAATACACTGACACTTACTCTAGGCTGCATAAGGCCGTGTCCCCTTATTACTTTTTTACCGTCACGATTCAGATAAGGTATGTTTAGGGGATGAGCCATAGCTCCTATGAGAAATCTAGCTGTATCTTTAGGCAATTTAGTATCTGCATCCAAAGTTATAACATACTTTACATCATATAAATTTTTTATGTCACCACTTATAACATCATAACTTGTATTATCACTTCCCCTTATAAGAGAGTTGAACTCCATAAGCTTTCCACGTTTTCTTTCCCATCCAATCCACTTTCCCTCTTTCTCATTATATTTCCTAAACCTGCTTAAAAAATAAAATTTGTCTTTTTGCCCTTGAGAATATTGCTTATTTAATTTTTCTATTTCATTTAAAGCTGTATCTACTATTAATTTATCATCTTTCTCTTCTCTTTCAAGGCTATCCTTAAAATCACCTAATAGTGCAAAATACAAATTTTTTTCTTCATTTGCTAGATAATAAACCTCTATATCACCTATAAGTTTTTTAACCTGCTTAATATCGTTTATAATAGCAGGTATTACTACTACCGTACTAAACTTTTCAGGTACACCATCTCTAAATTCAATTTTAGGTATAAACCTGGGTTTTACAAGCTTATTTACACTCCAGTTGAATATAGATATAAATATATCACTTAAAGGTATAAAGAGTACAATTGCTCCTAATATATATTTCCACAAAGATAAATTGTCTACATAAAAATTTATACCACTTATGAGCGCATCTAGAAAAATAGTTCCAAATACAATACTACCTATATAGAAGTTAACCGTTATCTTATTTCGAGCTTTGTAATGCAAATTTTTATATTCTCTTGTACTGTTTTTTATTTTTTTCTCAAGACAGCTTATACCCTTATCGATTAAATAATACCCTACATGTTTTTCGTATTCTTCTCCACAAGCTTCTTTTGCACACTCTATAGCCTTCTTGGCTATAAAAGATTCAGGTATGTTTATATTTTTAGACATTTTCTCTATTCTATGTCTGTAATAATCCTTAGACTTAAAATCCATTTCACTGTAAATTCCTGCAGGATCCATTTTCAATATTTCTTCTACGTAGGACAATCTTTCAAAATTTTCTTTCCAGTTCAATGCAGATATTTCTACCATTCCACTTATGGAATTTTCCATAGAAATCTGGCATATACCCTGCTTTTGGTGATTTATATTTACCATCCTTTTAACGCTGCTATCTTCTTTATCTAGCTCTTCATCTATCCAATTGTATATTTCAGCATTTCTTATAAAATTATCCCTTAATGTTTTAATGAATCCTTCTGTAAAATGGGGTGTAAATTTAATATTTTTATCCTTTAACTTATTAATTATTTCATTTTCATTCTCTTTAGAATTTATAATATCCTCTGCTTCACTTTTTGCCCTCTTTCTTTCTTTTTGCATAAATACCATACGATCAGTTATACTACTTATATTTTGAATCAAAGCTATCCTTATCATTATAGGTATTGCCCAGAGTTCTCCACTTCTTAATATTGTGTTTTCCTGATATGCATTTATGAATGTCTCTATGGTATTTTCTTTTACAGTTCCCTGAGTCTTTGATAACATTTCCCTAGCAATGTAGTATATTCTAGGGAAGCCTTTCATAGTGCCTTCAGTCATTACAGGAAGATTTTTATAATATTTTTCAGACATATTATTTTTTATATCTTTGTATTCCTTTTTTACCAGATACAAATTATCTAAAAGCCATTCGGCACAGGATACTATTTCCTCTCTATCTTTAATTTCCTCATCAAAAAAATTGTATCCAGCTAAAATTCTTCCATAACTTTTATCCAAACTCTTTATTAATTGCTTCTTGCAGCTTCTTCTTTGAACTGCAGACGGAACAGTTGATATTTCTCTAGCATATTTCTTTAATTCTTCTCTATCAACAATTAGTGTAGAAATATCCTCTCCTACATTTTCATTTCTACAATCAACCCTATTGAGTTTGCTATAAGTCATCATGAGCAATAAAATTATCCCTATACCTATAATGCATACAATGTAAAGCATAAAAAATCCATCCTTTCCTGTGAAAAAGAATTTTGCTTTGATTATTGTTCCCAATAAAACCACAAAATATTAATTCACACTCAGGATGGATTTAAATTATAACATTATTTCATTTTCTATTAGATCATCAAAGGTTTGTCTTTTAGCAATTAGCCTTGCCTTTCCTTCCTTTACTAAAACTGCTGCAGGTTTTGGAATCTTATTATAATTACTAGACATAGAATATCCATAAGCTCCTGTGGTAAACACAGCTAATATGTCACCGCTTCTGCTTTCCGGGAGCTCCACATCTTTTATCAATATGTCTCCCGATTCGCAGGATTTTCCCGCTATGGTAACTGTTTCTTTTACACTGTCATTTACTCTATTTGCTAAAACACATTCGTACTTTGCACCGTACAAAGCTGGCCTTATATTGTCTGCCATACCTCCATCTACAGATACATATTTTCTTACACCTGGAATATTCTTTATAGATCCTACGGTATAAAGAGTTGTTCCCGCATTACCAATTATAGACCTGCCAGGTTCTATCACAAGAATAGGAAGTTTTAAATCAAGCTCTTTAGCTTTTTCCTTTGCCTTTTGAAGTATAATACTGCAAAAATCTTCTACAGATTTAGGCTTATCTCCTTCTGTATAGTATATTCCAAATCCGCCGCCAAGATCTAATTCCTCTACTTCACGGCCCAATTCATCTTTTATTTTTTTTACTAGATTTAACATAATCTCAACTTCGTCTTCATAAGGTTTGGTTTCAAATATTTGAGAACCTATATGACAGTGGATTCCAACAAATTTTAAATTAGGAAAATCAACTGCACTTTTTATTATATTCATAACTTCATTATTTAACATTGTAAATCCAAACTTAGAATCTATTTGACCAGTTTTTATATAGTCATGGGTATGAGCCTCTATTCCTGGTGTCACTCTAAGGAGTATTTCTTGTATTTTCCCATATTTCTTTGCTGCGGAATTTATCTTTTCCATCTCATAGAAATTATCTACTACAAACTTACCTACTCCAAGTTTTACTCCCATATCTATTTCATCTAAAGTTTTATTATTTCCATGAAAATAGACTTTTTCCATAGGAAAGCCGCTTTTTAGTGCAGTATACAATTCTCCATCTGATACTACATCCAAATACAATCCCTCACTGTTTATTATCTGACACATAGCCAAAGTTAAAAAGGCTTTACCTGCATAAGTGACCTTATTAGCTTTATCAGCCTCGAAAGATTTGTAATATCTCCTGCACCTATCCCTTACTAATTCTTCATCCATTACATAGAGAGGAGTCTTAAATTCTTTCACTAATTCCCCCGTACTCATCCCACCAATGTATAAAACATTGTTTCTGATCTCCATACTACCCATCATTTTCACACTGGTTTCCTCCTAAAAGTTTTTAAATATGCTCTTAATTTCATAAGCATACTCCGAATATACGTCAAGATTTATCCGAATAAAACTATAAATTAAATTCTTTTGCTACTAAGTTTATAGTTTTCATTTTATCTTCTTGTTTTATAGCACAAGTAATTCTTATCTCAGATGTAGTTATCATCTTTACACCTATATTGTTTTCTTTAAATAATTTAAGCATCTTTGCAACTACTCCAGAAGTAGTTTTCATTCCTATACCAACTACTGAAAATTTAGTAATGTTTTCATCTATATCAACCTTAGTTTTTTCATTGAAATAACTTTTTAAAATAGTAAGACAATCTTTTAAGTCAATTTTTGGTACAGTAAATGATATATTCACCTTTCCACTTACAGGTGCAGTTTGGCTTATCATATCTACATTTACTCTTTTTTCTGCTATCTTCTCAAATAAATTGGAAATAATGTTTATGTCGTTATCAATATTTGTTAGCGTTATTGCTGCATCTTCATCACTTGTTGCAAGTCCTGTTACTGGTTTACTCTCTAAATTCATACTATCTACCCCCTTAATAACTGTTCCTCTTATATCACTATTGCTTAATCCCACATATACGGGTATATTATACTTTTGAGCTAATTCTATAGATCTAGAATGCATAACTTGAGCACCTAAACTTGAAAGTTCAAGCATTTCCTCATAATCTATTTCATCTAGTTTTTTAGCATCTTTATATTTTCTAGGATCTACACTGTATATGCCATCTACATCTGTATATATCTCACAACTTCCTTTTAGTTTTACAGCTATTGCAACAGCAGAGGTATCTGACCCTCCTCTTCCTAGAGTAGTTATATCTCCTTTATCATTTATACCCTGGAAACCTGCTGCAATTACAACTTTTCCTTCATCCAAACTTTTCTTTATTTTTTTTCCATTTATATCACATATAAGAGATTTGCCATATTGTCCACTAGTTTTTATGCCAATTTGATAAGCTGTATAACTTACAGCATCATATCCTAAATCTTTTATAGCCATAGCAAGCAGTGCACAGGACATCATTTCGCCAGTAGACAAAAGTGCATCTAATTCTCTCTTATCTGGGGTATCTGTAATTTTTTTTGAAAGGGCTATTAAGTCATCTGTAGTATCTCCCATAGCTGATACTACAACTACTAGACTATCTCCATTTTCAACCCTACTAACTACCGTCTTTGCTACATTTTTTATCTTCTCTGGAGTTCCTACTGAACTCCCTCCATATTTCTGAACAATAATTGCCATAATACTCCTCCCTAAATTGTTTGTTATCAATGAATCTTATAAAAAAATAGTGCAGTAAAGGGACACAACACCTATACTGCACAAATATGCATGGTCGTGTACCTTTGTAGCTCTCCACTAAAAGTATATCCATTAAATCATATAAAATGAATATGCCTTTTCAATGACAGCTTTGAACATATTATGTACAAAGCCAAAAACAGTTTCGCCAAACTAGTTTTTTCGGCTGCAGCTCCTTTCTTTATTTTTCAACGTCCGCCGACTAAAAATAAATACTGATAGTTACAGCACCTCTACCCTAAGGTAACTAATTTATTAAATTGTTCTAAGTTTATCACAAATATCTAATGATTTCAACTATTTTTTTACTCTAAATCCTTTAGAACCAGATATGACCCTTCCTATAGTAATTATTTTACCGGTTATACAATCTCTGCATTGGGCAGGAGTATCCCCTGTGCAAATTTTACCTGGATATAGTGCATAAAGCTTCCTATATACACCTTCCGTTACATTTGGCATAACTACATTAGCTCCACTCTGAAGAGCTATAGTCCTGCCTCTTGGATTTAAAGTTTCCATAGCTGTTGTACCAGGAAGATTAATATCTGGCATAATCAGTCTGCTTATAGCCATAACTTTAAGAGCATTTATAAACGTTCCACCTTTTTCATCTCTTAAAGGCGTATCTGCATTTGGAATAAAAGGCCCTACTCCTACCATATCTGCATCTATTTCTTTAAAAAATAATATATCCTCTGCAAGCGACTCAAAAGTTTGGCCAGGAAGACCTATAAGACATCCTGTACCAACTTCATATCCTAACTTTCCAAGATCTTTCAAGCAGCGTTTTCTATTTTCATAACTCATCCCGGGGTCCATTTTTGCATACAGTTCCGGATCCGTAGTTTCTATTCTTATTAAATATCTATCTGCTCCAGCTTCTTTAAAAGCTTTATACTCCTCAAAAGTTTTTTCACCTATGCTTAGAGTTACAGCTATGTCCATTTTCTTCATATTTGATATTATGTATTTTAGCTTATCTACAGTATAGTAATCGTCTTCTCCAGACTGCAAAACAACTGTTTTATAGCCGTATCCTACTGCTTTTTTTGCTAATTCGATTATTTTATCCGGCTCTATTCTATATCTTTTGATATTTTTATTATCACGTCTAAGTCCACAGTACATGCAATTTCTTTTGCATATATTAGAAAATTCTATCAGTCCTCTTAAATGTACTTCATCCCCTACATATTTTTTTCTTACTCTGTCTGCCGCTTTAAAAAGTTCTTCATTATGTTCGTTACTGTTAAATAATTCAACTATTTCACTTTTATCAAGTGTATGATTCAATTCAGCTTTTTCAATTGATTCTAGTAATTTATCCCCCATAGATCATGTCTCCTTTATCAAGTGATTCTTAGGTTCAGATGGAGTTTGCTTATAAGGATGACTTTCTCCAGCTGAACCTAAGAAGAACTTATCCAGCCGCGTAGCAGTGCTTATCCCCGACTTTGGTAGAATATGGGGTGTTAGCAATGGTAGCGATCGGATAAATAAACACTAAGCTTCAGGATAATTGATTTAAACCTGAAGCTTAGTAAACTTTTAATTAATCGAGGAAGTCTTATACACATATAATTCATGCAGCGCCCTTGTAGCCATTATATATTTTAATGTATTTTCATTTTTTTCACAGGTATCTATCATTATAACCGCGTCAAATTCTAAACCTTTGGCAAAATAACTTGGAAGTATAACTTCGCCGCTGGAATAAATCATATCTTCTCTATCAAGCACATTTATATGAATTCTTGCTTTTATTAAATTACCTATAGCTTCCGTGTCTTTTAAATCCCTGCAAATTATGGCTATACTTTCATAACCTCTTTCTTTTAATTCTACAACATTATCTAGTATTTTGTCCACAAGTTCTTTGGAATTATCTACCCTTTTTTCCACAACTTTTTTTCCACTTCTAACTAGAGGTACGGTTTTATCCCCTTCTAGATATTTATTAGCATAATCAATTATCTCATTTGTGGATCTATAGCTTTTATTTAATGAAAAACGCTTTATCTCTAAATCCGGGAGTATGTTTTCCAATTTTTCCACGGCAGGTGTCTCTTTTGAAAATATAATTTTCTGATTGGTATCTCCTACTATAGTAAAAGATTTACACTTTGTAAGTTCATAAATAACCCGAAACTGCAGCGGAGAATAATCTTGTGCTTCATCTATCACTATATGTCTTACTTCATCTCTATATCTTAGCCCTTCCAGCTTTATTTTTAAATATAAAATAGGAGCTAAATCATCATAAATCAGCAACTTATTTCCATTAAAATCATTGTATAATGTAATCACATCAGGATTTTTAAGCCAGATTAACTTATTTTTTTTGATATTAATTACTTCTTTT contains:
- a CDS encoding aspartate kinase; this encodes MAIIVQKYGGSSVGTPEKIKNVAKTVVSRVENGDSLVVVVSAMGDTTDDLIALSKKITDTPDKRELDALLSTGEMMSCALLAMAIKDLGYDAVSYTAYQIGIKTSGQYGKSLICDINGKKIKKSLDEGKVVIAAGFQGINDKGDITTLGRGGSDTSAVAIAVKLKGSCEIYTDVDGIYSVDPRKYKDAKKLDEIDYEEMLELSSLGAQVMHSRSIELAQKYNIPVYVGLSNSDIRGTVIKGVDSMNLESKPVTGLATSDEDAAITLTNIDNDINIISNLFEKIAEKRVNVDMISQTAPVSGKVNISFTVPKIDLKDCLTILKSYFNEKTKVDIDENITKFSVVGIGMKTTSGVVAKMLKLFKENNIGVKMITTSEIRITCAIKQEDKMKTINLVAKEFNL
- the lysA gene encoding diaminopimelate decarboxylase; the encoded protein is MGSMEIRNNVLYIGGMSTGELVKEFKTPLYVMDEELVRDRCRRYYKSFEADKANKVTYAGKAFLTLAMCQIINSEGLYLDVVSDGELYTALKSGFPMEKVYFHGNNKTLDEIDMGVKLGVGKFVVDNFYEMEKINSAAKKYGKIQEILLRVTPGIEAHTHDYIKTGQIDSKFGFTMLNNEVMNIIKSAVDFPNLKFVGIHCHIGSQIFETKPYEDEVEIMLNLVKKIKDELGREVEELDLGGGFGIYYTEGDKPKSVEDFCSIILQKAKEKAKELDLKLPILVIEPGRSIIGNAGTTLYTVGSIKNIPGVRKYVSVDGGMADNIRPALYGAKYECVLANRVNDSVKETVTIAGKSCESGDILIKDVELPESRSGDILAVFTTGAYGYSMSSNYNKIPKPAAVLVKEGKARLIAKRQTFDDLIENEIML
- the hydE gene encoding [FeFe] hydrogenase H-cluster radical SAM maturase HydE, translating into MGDKLLESIEKAELNHTLDKSEIVELFNSNEHNEELFKAADRVRKKYVGDEVHLRGLIEFSNICKRNCMYCGLRRDNKNIKRYRIEPDKIIELAKKAVGYGYKTVVLQSGEDDYYTVDKLKYIISNMKKMDIAVTLSIGEKTFEEYKAFKEAGADRYLIRIETTDPELYAKMDPGMSYENRKRCLKDLGKLGYEVGTGCLIGLPGQTFESLAEDILFFKEIDADMVGVGPFIPNADTPLRDEKGGTFINALKVMAISRLIMPDINLPGTTAMETLNPRGRTIALQSGANVVMPNVTEGVYRKLYALYPGKICTGDTPAQCRDCITGKIITIGRVISGSKGFRVKK